Part of the Nicotiana sylvestris chromosome 2, ASM39365v2, whole genome shotgun sequence genome, caaatgtgtcaaatggtcctctgcacgcagggacttaactagcatgtcatcaatataaaactccattgatttacctatttgttcttcgaacatttggTTTACTAGCCGTtgataagtagcaccagcatttttcagcccaaatgacattacattatagcaataagTATTGTACTTAGTaataaacgaagtcttttcctaaTCCTCTGGGATTATTTGTATTTGGTTgaacccggagtaggcatcgagaaaactgaggatctcaTGGCCGGCCgcggcatcgatcatgcgatcgatattcgGCAGACGAAAGGAGTCCTTAGTACATGCTTTGTTTAAGTCTTTGTAGCctatgcacattctaagtttattccccttCTTGGGGACTACAACTACATTTACTAActattcgggatattttacttctcggatggatcctattttgagaagtttggttacctcatccttgatgaatgcatgttttacctcagaccgtggccttctcttttgctttaccggccTAAACTTTGGGTCCAAACTCAATCGATGATAATCTCCGGTGGGATACCTGTCATGTCATGGTgtgaccaagcaaaacaatccatatttttaataaggaatttaatgagtttttcCCTGAGCTCGGAAGTTAACCCCTTCCCAGGTATAACTTTCAATCGGGCATATGTTCGATTAGTATGACTTGTTCCAGCTCTTTGGCCGTTGACTTCGTGGCATCGGAATCATCGGGAATTAAGAAGGTTCGAGGTATCGGATAATCATCATCCTCAAAAGTTTCATGTTGTTCCAATCTAGTCGAGGTCAGcgactgtggttgctatttgacttccTACTTTTCTTTTGAGTCTGGTCACTTTGTTGATGTTAGCGTAGATACTAGTATTACTTCATCAAATGCAAACATCTCTTTAGCTACTGGTTGTTCACCGTACACCGTTTTGATTCTTTCCGGtgttgggaatttcaagacttgatgaaGCATTGAAGGTATCACCCTCATGtgatgaatccaaggtcttccgagCACTGCGTTGTACCTCATATCACCTTCAATCACGTGGAACTTTGTTTCCTAGATAGTTCCGGCAGTGTTTATTGGCAacatgatttcccctttggtggtttcacttgccatgttgaaaccaTTGAGCACCTGAGCTGCAGGCACGATTTGATCCTGGAGGCCgagttgctctacgaccctcgatcgaataatatttgccgagctacctggatcaactaacacacgtttaacttgaattttattcataaagatagatattaccagtgcatcgttgtgaggctgtttgatcccttctgcatcctcatTGTTGAAAGATAAGGTATCCTCTGGTAAGTAGTCATGGGTACGTTTCTCCCTTGTGATTGTCACTTTGGTGCGTTTGAGTATCGGGCCATGAGGAATATCGACCCCACCGACGATCATATGGAGCATGTGATGCGGCTCTTCCTGTTCGTTTTTCATGTTTGCATCCCTGTCTCTGAAGTGATTTTTTGCTCAGTCACTCAAGAACTCTCGAAGATGACCTTCGTTGAATAAACGAGCTATCTCATCCCTTAATTGTCTACAGTCTTCAGTTTTGTAACCATGGGTTCCATGGTACTTGTATATTTGATTAGGGTTTCTTTAAGCAGGATCAGACTGCAGGGGTCTGGGCCACCTAGTATCTTTGATTCGTCTAATGGCTGACACAATACTTGATGCATcgacgctgaagttgtattccgataaccGTGGCGCTTCCTTGGTCTCGACATGCTTATCGAAGCCACTCTTACTTATGAGCCCTCGGGAGCTTTGTCCTCGATCATGCTTTCTATCATTTCGAATGGGATTATGTCCTGACCCATTATTTCTGCGATCAAAGCTGTAAGGTTGGTACCGATCTCTGTTTGATCGGGGCTCTCTACCGATGTCTCTTTGAACTCTTCTTTAGAATCTATTTTGGGTAAGTGGAACCGGAAAGGGGATCCTAACTGATCATCCTCGACtctgatcttcgactggtaccTATTATGTATATTGGCCCAAGTCACAGCTAgatattcaatcaaattctgCTTTAGTTGTCGTGACACTACCAACcttcgctcgttcaaaccttgagtgaaagcttggACTAACCAATCATCGGTGACCGGTGGTAGGTCCATGCGTTCCATCTGgaatcgagatacgaattcccttagcATTTCATTGTCCCTTTGTCTCACTTTGAAGAGGTCCGCTTTCCTAGTGGCGACCTTTATAGCCACGGCATGAGCCTTTACGAATGAATCAGCAAGCATGGCAAAGGAATCGATGTAATTGGGTGGaaaattgtggtaccatatcatcgCCCCATTTGATAAAGTCTCTCCAAATTTTTTCAACAGAACagattcaatttcatcatcttctGAGTCATTTCCTTTTATTGTGCATGTATAAGAAGTGACATGCTCATTAGGATCAGTGTTTCCATTGTACTTGGGAATTTCTAGCATATAGAATTTCTTCGGAATgagcttcggagccgcacttggtGGGAAGGGcttctgcacgaacttcttcgaatctaaacCCTTTAGAATCGGGGGTGCCCTCGATATTTGATCAACCCATGAGTTGTATGtttctacctttttatcattagccTCAATTTTCCTTTCTACTGATTCAATCCGTTTTGTGAGATCCTTGAGCATCGTCATGATGGCGGGGTTAGTTCCCGATCCATTATCATTCAATTTCTCTTATACA contains:
- the LOC138885195 gene encoding uncharacterized protein, which produces MTMLKDLTKRIESVERKIEANDKKVETYNSWVDQISRAPPILKGLDSKKFVQKPFPPSAAPKLIPKKFYMLEIPKYNGNTDPNEHVTSYTCTIKGNDSEDDEIESVLLKKFGETLSNGAMIWYHNFPPNYIDSFAMLADSFVKAHAVAIKVATRKADLFKVRQRDNEMLREFVSRFQMERMDLPPVTDDWLVQAFTQGLNERRDRDANMKNEQEEPHHMLHMIVGGVDIPHGPILKRTKVTITREKRTHDYLPEDTLSFNNEDAEGIKQPHNDALVISIFMNKIQVKRVLVDPGSSANIIRSRVVEQLGLQDQIVPAAQVLNGFNMASETTKGEIMLPINTAGTI